From Coccinella septempunctata chromosome 4, icCocSept1.1, whole genome shotgun sequence, a single genomic window includes:
- the LOC123311033 gene encoding activated Cdc42 kinase-like, with protein MEILPEGVNANFKKGPGLYEFLVEAELQHYFNSFKNNLKITHPSQLKFTIEGDLIEMGMSKPEIRRLRKYYEKHFPHNYLSKFKKLLTQKKQEYSNTESCLLSNTDSMTLSRAPKVSSKHIIPAASISINKELGMGEFGVVQQGVWCNEGERIQVAIKCLSKDRMQSNMVEFLKEASIMHNIDHPNIVRFFGVVLPNIEGSLMLVTELAPLRSLLECLKEPSLRSSFPVLTLCDFAYQIVDGMTYLEANRLIHRDLAARNILVFSKNKVKISDFGLSRALGQGKDYYQTNFNVNLKLPIAWCAPECITYLRFTSASDVWAFGVTLWEMFSYGFQPWAALTGQQILEAIDEPNFQRLEQPECCPIDHYNLMLDCWRHEASQRPRFADIGPILAECRPEQVQTKVAASEGPHMLSFRVGDVITVLDKKTHSPLWKGITVSGKTGLFDPSNLVTYLGNDLPSSSFMRTESTRSSQRRKLRSEMISAPQGDFKHTGHVGLDGAYFGDLAFLGGSKGNYGSVPTQVVAPYRPHKDLEAAPLLEDHIPVPAPLQDHEYHEISDEETSHSPHLDLGPSLLAEMEMMFTSLGQQNSSIDHEGSNRSNELREKLNNTKKKQATIKPISAHDQKTLDTAIAMANEITTRSMSAPAPTTPASPSKKKFSFRFPSVSDPDKHVEKRNFSEEALSTSDLQSKVTQEAQLAYQELVENPNSDVPQMMVTNPLRIIRSGQLPVVNNTRVRSASVTSTLPPKISDIARSSIPENLNGNPKEQQPHQTATLGRHSMMRSNSSYSEQTSSKEDNPIPLPPRDKNKALLTAKPRHTRKHPLIIPPTSFQATLDKVNCAGKPPISQTNPFVRTKSSEPVYSNNVQGMIEKNSDSVHFEEQIESNLNALDEIPSETDVVDGVSEDFGRMKTEDDGGLTHHVSCEDLLKFANTKPLSRTRGNDSDEVRIMSKVLGKNVSTEKCLEALDHSDWDVMRAIKILKLQNVVTADLRTCYNALENSAWDVAKGAQYILQQDGEVTQV; from the exons AAAATATTATGAGAAACACTTCCCACACAACTACCTttcgaaatttaaaaaattgctcactcagaaaaaacaagaatacTCAAATACTGAATCCTGCCTCTTGAGCAACACAGACTCTATGACACTATCTAGAGCTCCTAAAGTATCCAGTAAACACATTATACCAGCTGCTAGTATATCAATCAATAAAGAGTTAGGAATGGGGGAATTTGGAGTAGTGCAGCAAGGAGTTTGGTGTAATGAGGGAGAAAGGATACAG GTTGCGATAAAGTGTTTATCGAAAGATAGAATGCAGAGCAATATGGTGGAATTTCTCAAGGAAGCATCAATAATGCATAATATAGACCATCCGAATATTGTTAGATTTTTTGGAGTTGTTCTGCCCAATATCGAAGGAAGTTTGATGTTGGTGACTGAACTAGCACCTTTGAGATCACTTCTAGAATGTTTGAAGGAGCCATCTTTGAGGTCAAGTTTTCCTGTCTTGACTTTGTGTGATTTTGCATATCAGATTGTTGATGGAATGACATATTTGGAGGCAAATAGATTGATTCACAG ggATTTAGCGGCTAGAAACATATTGGTATTCTCCAAAAACAAAGTGAAAATATCAGATTTTGGATTGAGTCGTGCATTGGGCCAAGGAAAGGATTACTACCAGACTAATTTCAATGTAAATTTGAAGCTCCCTATTGCTTGGTGCGCCCCAGAATGTATAACCTATCTTCGTTTCACATCTGCAAGTGATGTATGGGCTTTTGGG GTTACACTATGGGAAATGTTTTCTTATGGTTTTCAACCATGGGCAGCCTTAACTGGGCAACAAATATTAGAGGCAATAGATGAACCCAACTTCCAAAGATTGGAACAGCCAGAATGTTGCCCCATTGATCATTATAATCTAATGTTAGACTGTTGGAGACATGAAGCCTCCCAAAGGCCTCGATTTGCTGATATTGGACCAATTTTGGCTGAATGTAGACCAGAGCAAGTTCAGACAAAAGTTGCGGCATCTGAAGGACCTCATATGCTTTCTTTTAGAGTGGGTGATGTTATAACAGTTTTAGACAAAAA GACACACAGTCCTTTGTGGAAAGGAATTACTGTAAGTGGGAAGACTGGCCTATTCGATCCTAGCAATTTGGTTACATACCTAGGGAACGATCTACCCAGTTCCTCTTTTATGAGAACAGAGAGCACCAGGTCTTCGCAaaggagaaaattgagaagtgAAATGATCAGTGCACCTCAAGGGGACTTCAAGCACACAGGTCATGTTGGCTTAGATGGGGCTTACTTTGGAGATTTGGCATTTTTAGGTGGATCTAAGGGCAAT TATGGTTCAGTACCAACACAAGTTGTAGCGCCATACAGACCTCATAAAGATCTTGAAGCTGCTCCTTTGCTAGAAGACCACATACCAGTACCAGCGCCACTTCAAGACCACGAGTACCATGAGATCAGCGATGAGGAAACTTCCCATAGTCCACATCTGGACCTCGGGCCGTCCCTTCTCGCCGAAATGGAGATGATGTTCACTTCTCTAGGTCAACAGAACAGTTCCATCGATCACGAGGGGTCCAATAGGAGTAATGAACTCAGGGAAAAATTGAACAACACGAAGAAGAAGCAA GCTACAATAAAACCGATATCGGCTCACGACCAGAAAACTTTAGACACGGCCATTGCTATGGCCAATGAAATAACGACTAGGTCTATGTCCGCGCCAGCACCAACTACCCCAGCCTCCCCGAGCAAGAAGAAATTCAGTTTTCGATTTCCCTCCGTATCGGACCCTGATAAACATGTGGAGAAGAGGAATTTTTCTGAAGAAGCATTGTCAACATCTGATTTACAG TCGAAGGTTACACAGGAAGCTCAGCTCGCTTACCAAGAACTAGTGGAAAATCCCAACAGCGATGTTCCACAG ATGATGGTTACCAATCCCCTTCGTATAATTAGATCGGGGCAACTTCCAGTCGTTAACAATACTCGAGTTAGGTCTGCAAGCGTAACAAGCACTCTCCCTCCGAAAATCAGTGATATAGCTCGAAGTTCTATACCGGAAAACTTGAATGGAAATCCTAAAG AACAACAACCACATCAAACAGCCACGTTAGGAAGGCATTCAATGATGCGAAGCAATAGTTCCTATTCTGAACAGACCAGTTCGAAAGAAGATAATCCCATTCCCTTACCACCAAGAGATAAAAACAAAGCTCTCCTGACCGCCAAACCGAGACACACTCGAAAACATCCGCTAATAATACCCCCAACGAGCTTCCAGGCCACCCTAGATAAAGTGAATTGCGCGGGAAAACCGCCTATTTCCCAAACAAATCCGTTCGTTAGGACAAAATCATCGGAGCCTGTTTACTCTAACAATGTACAAGGTATGATCGAGAAAAACTCGGATTCGGTGCATTTTGAGGAGCAGATCGAATCCAATTTGAATGCCCTCGACGAAATACCTTCGGAAACGGATGTGGTAGACGGGGTTTCCGAAGATTTCGGTAGGATGAAAACGGAAGACGATGGAGGTTTGACTCACCATGTGAGTTGCGAGGATTTGCTCAAGTTTGCCAACACAAAACCCCTGTCTAGGACCAGAGGAAATGATTCGGACGAAGTGAGGATCATGTCTAAAGTATTGGGGAAGAAT GTGAGCACGGAAAAATGTTTGGAGGCCCTGGATCACTCAGATTGGGATGTTATGAGGGCtataaaaattttgaagttgCAAAATGTAGTTACTGCTGACCTAAGAACTTGTTATAACGCACTCGAAAATTCCGCTTGGGATGTAGCAAAAGGAGCACAATATATTTTGCAACAAGATGGTGAAGTTACTCAAGTTTAA